One Desulfovibrio aminophilus DSM 12254 DNA segment encodes these proteins:
- a CDS encoding adenylyl-sulfate kinase: MAPGEFHVVYIKVSLPTCEQRDPKRLYRRAQQGQLAEFTGALPL; the protein is encoded by the coding sequence ATGGCCCCCGGTGAATTCCACGTGGTCTATATCAAGGTCAGTCTGCCGACCTGTGAGCAGCGGGATCCCAAGAGGCTTTACCGTAGGGCACAGCAGGGCCAACTCGCCGAATTCACAGGCGCCCTTCCCCTATGA
- a CDS encoding sulfotransferase domain-containing protein yields MHLTKSLLKRLFFLTKTLSPHASERVIIACFPKSASTFLRNVMAEITGYATEEICVGVRNEEQDIYLPTLIDKAFTGISSRMHMRAKDENVRLMRMCGLKPVVLVRNIFDITASLVDHCSHTPIFGIQYMGDYYNSQLKERQADMIIDICLPWYFTFFSSWVQVQQSGALDTYWLSYEEMMADKTAAASGVCAFYGIKAGDEAIQAAVAAVGGDRVRSGINVGITGRGKTLLSEEQRRRILKMASYYPNIDFSRIGLDPVEVREAN; encoded by the coding sequence ATGCATCTCACCAAGAGTCTTCTCAAGCGGTTGTTCTTCCTCACCAAAACGCTGTCCCCGCACGCCAGCGAGCGCGTGATCATCGCCTGTTTTCCGAAGAGTGCGTCCACCTTCCTGCGCAACGTCATGGCCGAGATCACCGGCTACGCCACGGAGGAGATCTGCGTGGGCGTGCGCAACGAGGAGCAGGACATCTACCTGCCGACTCTTATCGATAAGGCCTTCACTGGCATCTCCAGCCGCATGCACATGCGGGCCAAGGACGAGAACGTCCGGCTCATGCGCATGTGCGGGCTCAAGCCCGTGGTCCTGGTGCGCAATATTTTCGACATCACGGCCAGCCTCGTGGACCACTGCTCCCACACTCCCATCTTCGGTATCCAGTACATGGGAGACTACTATAATAGCCAGCTCAAGGAGCGACAGGCGGACATGATCATCGACATCTGCCTGCCCTGGTATTTTACCTTCTTCAGCTCCTGGGTCCAGGTCCAGCAGAGCGGCGCCCTGGACACGTACTGGCTCAGCTATGAGGAAATGATGGCCGATAAGACGGCCGCTGCAAGTGGCGTATGCGCGTTCTACGGCATCAAGGCTGGAGACGAGGCCATCCAGGCCGCTGTTGCCGCCGTCGGAGGCGACCGGGTGCGCTCGGGCATCAACGTCGGGATCACAGGCCGCGGCAAGACCCTACTCAGCGAGGAGCAGCGCCGCCGCATCCTCAAGATGGCCAGCTACTACCCCAACATCGATTTCTCGCGCATCGGCTTGGACCCCGTCGAGGTCCGGGAAGCGAACTGA
- the rfbF gene encoding glucose-1-phosphate cytidylyltransferase, whose amino-acid sequence METIILCGGLGTRLREETEFRPKPMVNIGTRPILWHIMKIYAHYGYTDFVLPLGYKGEIIRDYFVNYQWMNNDVTVELGHPERLCIHGCHDEADWRITMADTGQQTLKGGRIKRMEKYITGDTFMLTYGDGLANIDIRALLDFHHSHGKIATVTGVNPAQRFGELKLDGDTVLSFLEKPTFAGRDLISGGFFVFSRKVFDYLTPEASCDLEFGPLERLAQERQLTAYRHEGYWECMDTLRDTEHLNKLWTAGKAPWKIW is encoded by the coding sequence ATGGAAACAATCATCCTCTGCGGCGGGCTGGGAACGCGGCTCCGAGAAGAGACCGAATTCCGGCCTAAGCCCATGGTCAACATCGGCACCCGGCCCATCCTCTGGCACATCATGAAAATTTACGCCCACTACGGGTATACCGATTTCGTCCTGCCCCTGGGCTACAAGGGCGAGATCATCCGGGACTATTTCGTCAACTACCAGTGGATGAACAACGACGTCACCGTGGAGCTCGGGCACCCCGAGCGCCTCTGCATACATGGCTGCCATGACGAGGCCGACTGGCGCATCACCATGGCTGACACCGGGCAGCAGACGCTCAAGGGTGGCCGTATCAAACGGATGGAAAAGTACATCACAGGAGACACGTTCATGCTGACTTACGGCGACGGATTGGCCAACATCGACATCCGGGCGCTCCTCGATTTCCATCACTCCCACGGCAAGATCGCCACGGTCACCGGCGTCAATCCAGCCCAGCGCTTCGGGGAACTCAAGCTGGACGGCGACACTGTGCTCTCGTTCCTGGAAAAACCCACTTTCGCGGGCCGCGACCTCATCAGCGGAGGCTTCTTCGTCTTCAGCCGCAAGGTCTTTGACTACCTCACTCCGGAGGCCAGCTGCGACCTGGAATTCGGCCCCCTGGAGCGATTGGCGCAGGAGCGTCAATTGACGGCCTATCGCCACGAGGGCTATTGGGAGTGCATGGACACTCTGCGCGATACCGAGCACCTCAACAAACTCTGGACTGCGGGCAAGGCCCCTTGGAAAATTTGGTAG
- a CDS encoding surface carbohydrate biosynthesis protein: protein MLCAIPIEIATRELDGILYLALHLAARGLPTLFGERMVNQYVLSSSNPVIYFDSDQDVSVNEAVLAAGGRVINLNPEGLNQWDAPEYLDNFLRILPCVSRICAWGDKQAAMLRSRLPPDKANLVAVTGYPSFDLASKKFLPYFRDESLGRRYGEDYLLINTSFTCNHSMGFDYYFEMLSRMKEWRIYKDKKFMAFMRRNAEYQRGLLEPFVALTRHLALRFPKRQVIIRPHPAENMDFYRSRIADLPNVHVLRTGSVRKWIATAGAVIHHDCTTGLEALLMGKPLIQYRPHFDPELAAAIVSELGHPAETPEAVADLVVATSKGCGPAPSAHDLTSYVANLRQKACEVIADMAAGFAAGGPAAWKPRPPGVWGSVKCWRKYLSKLLRAKQPGRNGRKVRYALSKFPYMTEQDIRDRLDKLWAIEPELPRARVERLTVNTFLLTQ, encoded by the coding sequence ATGCTCTGCGCTATTCCCATCGAAATTGCCACTCGGGAATTGGACGGCATCCTTTATCTTGCCCTGCATTTAGCCGCGCGCGGCCTGCCGACCCTGTTCGGCGAGCGCATGGTCAACCAGTACGTGCTCTCCTCCAGCAACCCGGTAATCTACTTTGACAGCGACCAGGACGTCTCGGTCAATGAAGCCGTGTTGGCAGCGGGCGGCCGGGTCATCAACCTCAACCCTGAGGGGTTGAACCAGTGGGATGCGCCGGAATACCTGGACAACTTTCTGCGCATCCTGCCCTGTGTCTCACGTATCTGCGCCTGGGGTGACAAGCAGGCGGCTATGCTGCGGAGCCGCCTGCCGCCGGACAAGGCCAATCTTGTGGCGGTCACCGGGTATCCCTCCTTCGACTTGGCCAGCAAAAAATTCCTGCCCTATTTTCGCGACGAATCCTTGGGCCGCCGATACGGCGAAGATTATCTGCTCATCAACACTAGCTTCACCTGCAATCACAGCATGGGCTTTGACTACTATTTCGAGATGCTCAGCCGGATGAAGGAATGGCGTATCTACAAGGACAAGAAGTTCATGGCCTTCATGAGGCGCAATGCGGAATACCAGCGGGGGCTGCTGGAGCCCTTTGTGGCCCTGACGCGCCACTTGGCCCTGCGCTTCCCGAAACGGCAGGTGATCATCCGCCCCCATCCTGCGGAAAACATGGACTTCTACCGCAGCAGGATCGCTGATCTGCCCAACGTGCATGTGCTCCGCACCGGTTCCGTGCGCAAGTGGATCGCCACGGCCGGAGCGGTGATCCATCATGACTGCACCACCGGCCTGGAGGCGCTACTCATGGGCAAACCGCTCATTCAATACCGTCCGCACTTCGATCCGGAGTTGGCTGCGGCCATCGTCTCCGAGCTTGGCCACCCCGCGGAGACCCCGGAGGCCGTCGCCGACCTTGTGGTCGCCACGTCTAAGGGCTGTGGTCCGGCCCCTTCAGCCCACGACCTGACTTCTTATGTCGCCAATCTGCGCCAGAAGGCTTGCGAGGTCATCGCCGACATGGCCGCCGGCTTTGCGGCAGGCGGTCCCGCCGCCTGGAAACCTCGGCCGCCGGGCGTCTGGGGCTCTGTCAAATGCTGGAGAAAATATCTCAGCAAGTTGCTCCGGGCCAAACAGCCGGGGAGAAACGGCCGCAAGGTCCGATATGCGTTGAGTAAGTTTCCATACATGACGGAACAAGATATCCGCGACCGGCTGGATAAACTCTGGGCAATTGAGCCAGAACTGCCCCGAGCGAGGGTGGAGCGTCTGACTGTGAACACGTTCCTGCTGACCCAGTGA
- the rfbC gene encoding dTDP-4-dehydrorhamnose 3,5-epimerase, with protein sequence MKLQALPLGGLYLLESEPFRDGRGSFTRLFCARELHAAGCLKPVVQINHSLTHARGAVRGLHFQHPPYAEIKIVRCLVGAAFDVAVDLRPDSPTYLRWHAEVLTPDNGRALLLPEGFAHGFQTLAKNTELLYLHTDFYTPGAEGGLRYDDPAMGIQWPLSVGEVSDRDRNHPLLAPTP encoded by the coding sequence GTGAAGCTCCAGGCCCTACCGCTCGGTGGACTCTACCTCCTGGAATCCGAGCCTTTTCGGGACGGGCGGGGCAGTTTCACCCGGTTGTTTTGCGCTCGGGAACTGCACGCTGCGGGTTGCCTCAAGCCGGTGGTCCAGATCAACCATTCCCTGACCCACGCCCGGGGCGCCGTCCGGGGCCTGCACTTCCAGCATCCGCCGTACGCCGAGATAAAAATCGTCCGCTGCCTGGTGGGGGCGGCCTTCGACGTGGCCGTGGATCTCAGGCCGGATTCGCCGACCTACCTGCGCTGGCACGCCGAGGTCTTAACCCCAGACAACGGCCGGGCCCTGCTCCTTCCCGAGGGTTTCGCCCACGGCTTCCAGACCCTTGCGAAGAACACGGAACTGCTCTATCTGCATACCGATTTCTACACGCCGGGGGCCGAGGGCGGCCTCCGGTACGACGACCCGGCCATGGGCATCCAGTGGCCTTTGTCTGTGGGCGAGGTTTCCGACAGGGACAGGAATCATCCACTGCTTGCCCCTACACCATAA
- a CDS encoding ABC transporter ATP-binding protein produces MSDGKRKFFYQDSRHLLKRSLSYFLVFKKRLVLAVIGMLAVAPCGALTAWLVKLAVDDVLIRKDIAALQLVTLAIFVLMSLKGVFRFMQTYYMNSTGFMVVEALRNDLYARIVYLPLRFFNETQVGMLMSRMLNDVALIRQSLPSIVMCTREFFTVLGLVAYVIYLDRALAFWGLIVMPLVVWVFRSFSRKLRKISRKTQVNVADVSVVMQEGFSGIRVIKAFASESLEVDKFKRENSKFLTSAIKQIRVSEQSSRVMEIVGSVAAALVLWYGGMRVIGEDLTPGALLSFLTALAMLYEPIKRMNSANMDIQAAMAGAERVFEILDAPHLVAESGGELEVAEPFRELRFEDLRFTYPGASRPALDGVSLAVRAGERVAIVGPSGSGKTTLVNLVPRFFDPQEGRILINGRPLQNYTLKSLRRSLGIVSQDAFLFNDTVSGNIAYGESRQYSCEEIEEAAKAAYAHEFVSELPEGYATLVGERGVKLSGGQKQRLTIARAILKNPPLLILDEATSALDTESERIVQLALENLMRNRTSIVIAHRLSTVLTADSIVVMENGRILAQGRHGELLESCGLYARLYQMQFAEGAAQDSPVEAVQ; encoded by the coding sequence TTGTCCGACGGCAAAAGAAAATTTTTCTATCAGGATTCCCGACACCTGCTCAAACGCAGCCTGAGCTATTTCCTGGTCTTCAAGAAACGGCTCGTCCTGGCCGTCATCGGCATGCTCGCGGTGGCGCCCTGCGGGGCCCTCACCGCTTGGCTCGTCAAGCTGGCCGTGGACGACGTGCTCATCCGCAAGGACATTGCGGCGCTCCAGTTGGTGACCCTGGCCATCTTCGTGCTCATGTCCCTCAAGGGCGTATTCCGCTTCATGCAGACCTACTACATGAACTCCACAGGGTTCATGGTTGTTGAGGCCCTGCGCAACGACCTCTACGCGCGCATAGTCTATCTGCCCCTGCGGTTCTTCAACGAGACCCAGGTGGGCATGCTTATGTCCCGGATGCTCAACGATGTGGCCCTAATCCGTCAGAGCCTGCCGTCCATCGTCATGTGCACCCGCGAATTCTTCACCGTCCTAGGACTCGTCGCCTACGTCATCTATCTGGACCGGGCGCTGGCCTTCTGGGGGCTCATCGTCATGCCCCTGGTGGTCTGGGTCTTCAGATCCTTCAGCCGCAAGCTGCGCAAGATCAGCCGCAAAACCCAGGTTAATGTCGCGGACGTGAGCGTGGTCATGCAGGAGGGCTTCTCCGGCATCCGGGTCATCAAGGCCTTCGCCTCCGAGTCCCTGGAGGTGGACAAGTTCAAGAGGGAGAACTCCAAGTTCCTTACGAGTGCGATCAAGCAGATCCGCGTCAGCGAACAATCCTCCCGGGTTATGGAGATCGTTGGATCTGTGGCCGCCGCGCTGGTGCTTTGGTACGGCGGGATGCGGGTCATCGGCGAGGATCTGACCCCCGGGGCGCTGCTCTCCTTTCTCACCGCTCTGGCCATGCTCTATGAGCCCATCAAGCGTATGAATAGCGCCAACATGGACATCCAGGCCGCCATGGCCGGAGCCGAGCGGGTTTTCGAGATCTTGGACGCCCCGCACTTGGTGGCCGAGTCCGGCGGCGAGTTGGAAGTGGCCGAGCCCTTCCGGGAACTGCGCTTCGAGGATCTGCGCTTCACCTATCCCGGAGCCTCGCGGCCGGCCTTGGACGGGGTCAGCTTGGCGGTACGGGCCGGGGAGCGCGTGGCCATCGTGGGCCCCAGTGGATCGGGCAAGACCACCCTGGTAAACCTCGTGCCCCGCTTCTTCGACCCCCAGGAGGGCCGCATCCTGATCAATGGCCGCCCACTTCAGAACTATACCCTGAAAAGCTTGCGCCGCTCCCTGGGTATCGTTTCCCAGGATGCCTTCCTGTTCAACGACACGGTGAGCGGCAACATCGCCTACGGCGAGAGCCGCCAGTACAGCTGCGAAGAGATCGAGGAGGCGGCCAAGGCCGCCTATGCCCACGAGTTCGTCAGCGAGCTGCCCGAGGGCTACGCGACTCTGGTGGGCGAGCGGGGGGTCAAGCTCTCCGGCGGCCAGAAGCAGCGCCTAACCATCGCCCGGGCCATCCTAAAGAACCCGCCCCTGCTCATCCTGGACGAGGCCACCAGCGCCCTGGACACCGAGAGCGAGCGCATCGTGCAGCTGGCCCTGGAAAACCTCATGCGCAACCGCACGAGCATCGTCATCGCGCACCGTCTGTCTACGGTGCTCACGGCGGATAGCATTGTGGTCATGGAGAACGGGCGTATTCTGGCCCAGGGCCGCCACGGGGAACTGTTGGAATCCTGCGGCCTCTATGCGCGACTTTACCAGATGCAGTTCGCCGAGGGCGCGGCCCAGGACTCCCCAGTGGAAGCCGTTCAGTGA
- the rfbG gene encoding CDP-glucose 4,6-dehydratase has translation MFDGFFEGKRILLTGDTGFKGAWLALWLARLGAVVGGYALESPTEPSLYVLAGVEQDVRRLGGDVRDLHALTAAVSAFAPDIVIHMAAQSLVRPSYEDPAGTFETNIMGTVHLLESVRRSPGAEAVLIVTSDKCYANDELGRPFVESDPMGGHDPYSASKGCAELATESYTRSFFFAGRTSVASVRAGNVIGGGDFARDRLIPDLVRAATSGTRARIRNPRAVRPWQHVLDLLTGYLLLVKGLCEKGRALQGGWNFGPAKDEVHSVDEVARQFCAGWGPDVACETDAWAAPHEAGCLRLDPARAARELGWAPRLAFREGLAWTLAWYKAASSGQDPRRLTLGQIERYENLP, from the coding sequence ATGTTCGACGGCTTTTTCGAGGGCAAGCGCATCCTGCTCACCGGGGACACAGGATTCAAGGGGGCTTGGCTGGCCCTGTGGCTGGCCCGGCTCGGTGCTGTCGTGGGCGGGTATGCCCTAGAGTCGCCGACCGAGCCGTCGCTGTATGTCTTGGCCGGGGTGGAGCAGGATGTCCGGCGCCTGGGCGGCGACGTCCGTGACCTGCACGCCCTGACCGCAGCCGTGTCCGCGTTCGCGCCGGACATCGTCATCCACATGGCCGCCCAATCCCTTGTCCGGCCTTCGTACGAGGACCCAGCAGGGACTTTCGAGACCAACATCATGGGCACGGTCCATCTGCTCGAATCCGTCCGGCGAAGCCCCGGGGCCGAGGCCGTGCTCATCGTGACCAGCGACAAGTGCTACGCCAATGACGAGCTCGGCAGGCCTTTTGTGGAGAGCGACCCAATGGGCGGCCACGACCCCTATTCGGCCAGCAAGGGCTGCGCCGAACTGGCCACCGAGTCGTACACCAGGAGTTTCTTTTTCGCAGGGCGGACCTCGGTGGCTTCGGTGCGCGCTGGCAATGTCATCGGCGGCGGCGACTTCGCCAGGGACCGGCTCATACCGGACTTAGTGCGGGCCGCCACCTCTGGAACCCGGGCCCGCATCCGCAATCCCCGGGCCGTGCGGCCCTGGCAGCACGTGCTCGACCTCCTGACCGGCTATCTGCTTCTGGTCAAAGGCCTGTGCGAGAAGGGCCGGGCATTGCAGGGCGGTTGGAACTTCGGCCCCGCGAAGGACGAGGTCCACAGCGTGGACGAGGTCGCTCGCCAGTTCTGCGCGGGCTGGGGCCCGGACGTGGCCTGCGAGACCGACGCCTGGGCCGCTCCCCACGAGGCGGGCTGCCTGCGGCTCGATCCCGCCAGGGCCGCGCGCGAACTGGGCTGGGCTCCCCGGCTGGCTTTCCGCGAGGGCTTGGCCTGGACCCTGGCCTGGTACAAGGCGGCAAGCTCGGGCCAGGACCCCAGACGGCTCACGCTGGGGCAGATCGAACGCTACGAGAATTTGCCGTGA